From a single Streptomyces sp. NBC_00237 genomic region:
- a CDS encoding bifunctional cytochrome P450/NADPH--P450 reductase, with translation MTHTSTITPVKTANTAKTASEGTAALTEIPERPALPLIGHALTIPRGADGLLHLVKEVKELGPLYRVRAFGNETVVVGGLDLVTELADETRFRKNVHADLVEIRQIAGDGLFTAFAHEPNWQKAHDILMPAFSLGAMRGYHATMLGVARSLIAKWDRAAGSSAVDVPADMTRLTFDTIGLCGFGYDFESFRSEEAHPFVGAMGRALAFTQAKSESLPGTEIFRRKQAERFRKDAALMTDLVDEVIRQRRASGDTSTDDLLGRMLHTRDAATGEPLDDLNIRHQVITFLIAGHETTSGALSFALHYLTKHPEVLARAQAEVDTLWGDAETPSPSYGDVGKLTYLRQVLNESLRLWPTAPAFAVEPLEDTVIGGRYPVRKGETLMVLIPALHRDPAWGENVELFDPERFSPEREAERPVHLFKPFGSGERACIGRQFALYEATLLLGLIVHRYRLVDHADYRLKLHQSLTIKPDGLTLGLVRRTAGERRTPVVVHQAPVAADPQRRATATALTLLHGSNLGTCAGLARDLASEGDAYGFSASVASLDERAGKLRGADGPVVIVAASYNGRPTDDAARFVEWLEGLEPGALEGLRYAVLGVGDRNWAATYQRIPTLVAERLRAAGAVPLLERGAADASGDFAGAVDRWSAGLWAALLDQYGEGQVPEAPEAEEEAGLYSLTDVSDSVVGELAGQYGVRPMRVVEAYELVDTEHPLGRSKRFLRIRLPEGVGYRTGDHLAVLPRNSEALVQRVADRFGLDLDRTVRLDARRHSRAVLPVDRPLTLRRLLTEFVELQQPATPEQVAQIAEHTACPPERQALVAAGAEAADGRSVLDVLETYRSCTLPFERFLETLPALRPRQYSISSSAQASPGEVELMVSLLAAPHRSASGTFRGVASHYVQTLEAGDEVLAGVLPCAEPFRLPEGDDAPVILVSAGTGLAPFRGAVLDRLHRGSTETLLCYFGCDHADVDYLHREEFARAEAAGAVSMRPTFSRAAVDGVRYVQDRIARESREVWDVLAAGGRVRVCGDGRRMAPAVREAFLAVYREHTGADDAEASAWLAALRESGAYVEDVWAG, from the coding sequence ATGACTCACACGTCCACGATCACCCCGGTGAAGACGGCGAATACCGCGAAGACCGCGAGCGAGGGAACGGCGGCGCTCACAGAGATCCCCGAGCGCCCCGCGCTCCCCCTGATCGGTCACGCCCTCACCATCCCCCGGGGCGCCGACGGCCTCCTCCATCTCGTCAAGGAGGTCAAAGAGCTCGGCCCGCTGTACCGGGTGCGCGCCTTCGGCAACGAGACCGTGGTCGTCGGCGGCCTCGACCTCGTCACCGAACTGGCGGACGAGACCCGGTTCCGCAAGAACGTCCACGCGGACCTCGTGGAGATCCGGCAGATCGCCGGGGACGGCCTCTTCACCGCCTTCGCCCACGAGCCCAACTGGCAGAAGGCGCACGACATCCTGATGCCCGCCTTCTCGCTGGGGGCGATGCGCGGGTACCACGCGACCATGCTCGGCGTGGCGCGGTCACTGATCGCCAAGTGGGACCGCGCGGCGGGAAGTTCGGCGGTCGACGTGCCCGCCGACATGACGCGGCTGACCTTCGACACCATCGGACTGTGCGGATTCGGGTACGACTTCGAGTCGTTCCGCAGCGAAGAGGCGCACCCCTTCGTCGGGGCGATGGGGCGCGCACTGGCCTTCACCCAGGCCAAGAGCGAGTCGTTGCCGGGTACGGAGATCTTCCGGCGGAAGCAGGCGGAGCGGTTCCGCAAGGACGCGGCCCTCATGACGGACCTCGTCGACGAGGTGATCCGGCAGCGCCGGGCCTCCGGCGACACCTCCACCGACGACCTGCTCGGCCGGATGCTGCACACCCGCGACGCGGCCACCGGCGAGCCGCTGGACGACCTGAACATCCGCCACCAGGTGATCACCTTCCTCATCGCGGGCCACGAGACCACCAGCGGCGCCCTGTCCTTCGCCCTGCACTACCTGACCAAACACCCCGAAGTCCTCGCCCGCGCCCAGGCCGAGGTCGACACGTTGTGGGGCGATGCCGAGACGCCGTCGCCCTCGTACGGGGACGTAGGAAAGCTGACGTACCTCCGGCAGGTGCTCAACGAGAGCCTGCGGCTGTGGCCGACCGCGCCCGCGTTCGCCGTGGAACCCCTGGAGGACACCGTCATCGGCGGCAGGTACCCGGTGCGCAAGGGCGAGACGCTCATGGTGCTCATCCCCGCCCTGCACCGGGACCCGGCCTGGGGCGAGAACGTCGAGCTGTTCGACCCCGAGCGGTTCTCGCCGGAGCGCGAGGCGGAGCGGCCCGTGCACCTCTTCAAGCCGTTCGGCAGCGGTGAACGGGCTTGCATCGGGCGGCAGTTCGCGCTGTACGAGGCAACTCTGCTACTGGGCCTCATCGTTCACCGCTATCGGCTCGTCGACCATGCCGACTACCGGTTGAAGCTCCACCAGTCGCTCACCATCAAGCCCGACGGGCTCACCCTCGGACTCGTGCGGCGCACCGCCGGGGAGCGGCGGACGCCCGTCGTCGTGCACCAGGCCCCGGTGGCTGCCGATCCTCAACGCCGCGCGACCGCTACCGCGTTGACCCTGCTGCACGGCTCCAACCTCGGCACCTGCGCCGGTCTCGCCCGCGACCTGGCGTCCGAGGGGGACGCGTACGGCTTCAGCGCCTCGGTGGCCTCGCTCGACGAGCGGGCCGGGAAGCTCCGCGGGGCCGACGGGCCCGTGGTGATCGTGGCCGCCTCGTACAACGGCCGTCCCACCGACGACGCCGCCCGCTTCGTGGAGTGGCTGGAGGGTCTGGAGCCGGGCGCGCTGGAGGGGTTGCGGTACGCCGTCCTGGGCGTCGGCGACCGCAACTGGGCCGCGACCTACCAGCGCATACCGACCCTCGTCGCCGAGCGGCTGCGTGCGGCCGGGGCCGTACCGCTCCTTGAGCGCGGGGCTGCGGACGCCTCGGGGGACTTCGCCGGGGCCGTGGACCGGTGGAGCGCCGGTCTGTGGGCGGCCCTGCTCGACCAGTACGGCGAGGGCCAAGTGCCCGAGGCGCCGGAAGCGGAGGAGGAAGCCGGGCTCTACTCGCTCACCGATGTCTCCGACTCCGTCGTCGGCGAGCTCGCCGGGCAGTACGGCGTGCGGCCCATGCGGGTCGTGGAGGCGTACGAACTCGTCGACACGGAGCACCCGTTGGGCCGCTCCAAGCGCTTCCTGAGGATCCGGCTGCCGGAGGGCGTCGGCTATCGCACCGGCGACCACCTGGCCGTCCTGCCGCGCAACTCCGAGGCTCTCGTCCAGCGGGTCGCCGACCGGTTCGGGCTCGACCTCGACCGCACCGTCCGCCTCGACGCCCGCCGCCACAGCCGGGCCGTGCTCCCCGTCGACCGGCCGCTGACCCTGCGCCGTCTGCTCACCGAGTTCGTCGAGCTCCAGCAGCCCGCGACCCCGGAACAGGTGGCCCAGATCGCCGAACACACCGCGTGTCCGCCGGAGCGGCAGGCCCTCGTCGCGGCCGGTGCGGAGGCAGCCGACGGGCGCAGCGTCCTGGACGTGCTGGAGACGTACCGTTCCTGCACGCTGCCGTTCGAGCGGTTCCTGGAGACGCTGCCCGCGCTGCGCCCGCGCCAGTACTCGATCTCCTCGTCCGCACAGGCGTCCCCCGGCGAGGTGGAACTGATGGTGTCGCTGCTCGCCGCGCCGCACCGGAGCGCCTCCGGCACCTTCCGGGGCGTCGCGTCCCACTACGTACAGACGCTGGAGGCCGGGGACGAGGTGCTGGCCGGGGTGCTGCCGTGCGCGGAGCCCTTCCGGCTGCCCGAGGGCGACGACGCCCCGGTGATCCTGGTCAGCGCGGGCACCGGCCTGGCACCGTTCCGCGGGGCCGTCCTCGACCGGCTGCACCGGGGGTCGACGGAGACGCTGCTGTGCTACTTCGGCTGCGACCACGCGGACGTCGACTACCTGCACCGCGAGGAGTTCGCGCGGGCCGAGGCGGCGGGCGCGGTCAGCATGCGACCCACGTTCTCGCGGGCCGCCGTGGACGGCGTGCGGTACGTCCAGGACCGGATCGCCCGTGAGAGCCGCGAGGTCTGGGACGTGCTGGCGGCGGGCGGCCGCGTCCGGGTCTGCGGGGACGGGCGGCGGATGGCTCCGGCGGTGCGGGAGGCGTTCCTGGCCGTGTACCGCGAGCACACCGGCGCGGACGACGCGGAGGCGAGCGCGTGGCTGGCCGCGCTGAGGGAGTCCGGCGCGTACGTCGAGGACGTCTGGGCGGGCTGA
- a CDS encoding trans-aconitate 2-methyltransferase, whose product MEQYDAIGSRFMESKTTAAFSAADTHSLLLEVGDVAGVAALDLACGYGHNTRLLADRGARPVVGVDVSPEMIGLARSARDDRIEFVLADVVAMPVIGKFGLATAVYLFHYAPTREALRGMFRSIRANLSQEGRLVAIVPNPSPYPEANWDDFDVTVRERVATGTGSDVPLLKAAFLTDPPIPYEFWEWQRDDLERAAVESGFSDVRWKPISTPPAHAQQEEEVWAKYRANPVSSLLVCHAR is encoded by the coding sequence ATGGAACAGTACGACGCGATCGGATCGCGGTTCATGGAGTCGAAGACGACCGCGGCCTTCTCCGCCGCTGATACGCACAGCCTCCTGCTGGAGGTCGGAGATGTGGCCGGAGTGGCGGCCCTGGACCTGGCCTGCGGTTACGGGCACAACACCCGCCTGCTGGCAGACCGAGGAGCACGGCCCGTGGTCGGAGTCGACGTCTCCCCGGAGATGATCGGTCTCGCGAGGAGTGCACGGGACGACAGGATCGAATTCGTCCTCGCGGACGTGGTCGCGATGCCCGTGATCGGGAAGTTCGGGCTCGCCACGGCTGTCTACCTCTTCCACTACGCACCCACCCGCGAGGCCCTGCGGGGGATGTTCCGCAGCATCCGGGCGAACCTCTCGCAGGAGGGCCGCCTGGTGGCCATCGTGCCGAACCCCTCCCCTTATCCGGAGGCGAACTGGGACGACTTCGACGTGACCGTGCGCGAACGGGTGGCCACCGGTACGGGCTCAGACGTGCCGCTGCTCAAGGCAGCGTTCCTGACGGACCCTCCGATCCCGTACGAGTTCTGGGAATGGCAGCGGGACGATCTCGAACGAGCGGCGGTCGAGAGCGGGTTCTCCGACGTGCGGTGGAAGCCCATCTCGACTCCGCCCGCGCATGCTCAGCAGGAGGAGGAAGTGTGGGCGAAGTACCGGGCGAATCCCGTCAGTTCACTCTTGGTCTGCCACGCCCGGTAG
- a CDS encoding SDR family NAD(P)-dependent oxidoreductase: protein MNNTPTTSTSPLPAEPGLLAGKVAFITGAGRGIGAAAARLFAREGAHVLLAARTEDQLKAVTEEVRAAGGIADYVVCDLADAASTRAAVDRAVDLYGRLDVAFNNAATGIPPGPMDQVTEADFDYIYSVNLKGPWLAMVAEVAAIRATAGKGAIVNNSSVGSLRGNPELPAYGAMKRAVNSLTESAAVTYGPEGIRVNAIAPGTTLTEMIRSWEANSPGVLDQLNAKTPLRRAAEPDEIAQAAAWLLSDRSSYVTGTVLRVDGGMRA, encoded by the coding sequence ATGAACAACACACCCACCACCAGCACATCTCCCCTACCCGCCGAACCGGGCCTGTTGGCCGGGAAGGTCGCCTTCATCACGGGTGCCGGTCGAGGCATCGGCGCCGCAGCGGCTCGGCTGTTCGCCCGGGAGGGCGCTCACGTGCTGCTCGCGGCCCGCACGGAGGACCAGTTGAAAGCGGTCACCGAGGAAGTCCGGGCGGCAGGCGGCATCGCGGACTACGTGGTGTGCGATCTCGCCGACGCGGCCAGTACGCGCGCCGCTGTCGACCGAGCGGTGGACTTGTACGGCCGACTCGACGTCGCCTTCAACAACGCCGCGACGGGAATCCCTCCCGGCCCGATGGACCAGGTGACCGAGGCCGACTTCGACTACATCTACTCCGTGAACCTCAAGGGCCCGTGGCTGGCCATGGTCGCCGAGGTCGCCGCCATCCGCGCCACCGCGGGGAAGGGGGCCATCGTCAACAACTCCAGCGTCGGCAGCCTGAGGGGCAACCCCGAACTGCCCGCCTACGGGGCGATGAAGCGGGCTGTGAACAGCCTCACCGAGTCGGCTGCCGTCACCTACGGCCCCGAAGGCATACGCGTCAACGCGATCGCCCCCGGCACCACGCTGACCGAGATGATCCGCTCCTGGGAAGCGAACTCGCCCGGTGTCCTGGACCAGCTCAACGCGAAGACTCCACTGCGCCGCGCGGCCGAGCCCGACGAGATCGCCCAGGCCGCCGCCTGGCTCCTCAGTGACCGTTCCTCCTACGTCACGGGCACCGTCCTCCGGGTCGACGGCGGCATGCGAGCCTGA
- a CDS encoding MBL fold metallo-hydrolase — MNQERYEDGWRVDERCTNCDVARQLAPGLIREVDGRSVVLRQPRDRSEVQRLNAAAHACPSRSIRPPAGRLEAALDPFPMALDSAVFLCGHNSPHTAGANSYLLRRPGGTSMMVDTPRWSASLAARYEQLGAVTDVLLTHRDHAAHGRRYADHFGARLWIHEGDLDAAPDADRVLRGTGPARIGEGVVAFPLPGHTRGSVLFLADERYCFSGDSFYWSRGTADIEVADSITWYSIGELADSLARTADRLHFEWLLPGHGDRRRLPADDMALRLRQLAARTRELRPRPIDFTAMRW; from the coding sequence ATGAACCAGGAGCGGTACGAGGACGGCTGGCGGGTGGACGAACGGTGCACGAACTGCGACGTCGCCCGACAGCTCGCGCCCGGTCTGATACGCGAGGTCGACGGCCGTTCGGTCGTGCTGCGCCAGCCGCGCGACCGCAGCGAGGTCCAGCGGTTGAACGCCGCGGCGCACGCCTGCCCCTCCCGTTCGATCCGCCCGCCGGCCGGACGGCTGGAGGCGGCACTGGACCCCTTCCCGATGGCCCTGGACAGCGCCGTGTTCCTGTGCGGGCACAACTCCCCGCACACGGCGGGAGCCAACTCCTACCTGCTGCGCCGCCCCGGCGGCACCTCGATGATGGTGGACACGCCGCGCTGGAGCGCCTCGTTGGCCGCACGCTACGAACAACTGGGTGCCGTCACGGATGTCCTGCTCACCCATCGCGACCACGCCGCGCACGGCCGTCGGTACGCCGATCACTTCGGCGCCAGGCTGTGGATACACGAGGGTGACCTGGATGCCGCCCCGGACGCCGATCGGGTGCTTCGCGGGACCGGCCCGGCGCGGATCGGCGAAGGAGTGGTCGCCTTCCCCTTACCGGGGCACACCCGGGGCAGCGTGCTGTTCCTCGCGGACGAGCGGTACTGCTTCAGCGGCGACAGCTTCTACTGGTCACGCGGTACGGCGGACATCGAGGTGGCCGACAGCATCACCTGGTACTCCATCGGCGAACTGGCCGACTCCCTGGCCCGGACGGCCGACCGGCTGCACTTCGAATGGCTGCTGCCCGGCCACGGCGACCGCCGGCGCCTCCCCGCCGACGACATGGCCCTGCGATTGCGGCAGTTGGCGGCGCGCACCCGCGAACTCCGGCCCCGCCCGATCGATTTCACCGCGATGCGGTGGTGA
- a CDS encoding Lrp/AsnC family transcriptional regulator, with the protein MLPVSRADTEADELDLALVNALQLQPRASWALLGQTLGISPVTAARRWRRLTEAGIAWVTAYGLPSPHDRGCIAFLDLDCAPGRLWQIANVLADDPHVLSIEHLAQGCDLFVTAAFTDLALVSRYAADRIGELPGITAVRVRLATGFYAEGVRWRLGSLEPGQRQELHGRPPGGYTQPSQVREEDRGLLIQLGIDGRRDQTELAAATGLSPSTVRRRLDRIAACDTIRFRCEIATRDAGRPVLASYEATLPPDQLDEIGPRIARLPETRLCTAVTGPHNLHLSLWLRSLADGQRLEASLSHTYPDLHIAQRRISLHTVKRMGRILDADGRAVRAVPMDIWQDPVPAAGPHPPHLNRAAS; encoded by the coding sequence ATGCTGCCAGTGAGCCGCGCCGACACCGAGGCGGACGAGCTGGACCTCGCGCTGGTGAACGCGCTCCAGCTCCAGCCCCGGGCATCCTGGGCGCTGCTCGGCCAGACCCTGGGCATCAGCCCGGTCACCGCCGCCCGCCGCTGGCGCCGTCTCACGGAGGCCGGGATCGCCTGGGTGACCGCGTACGGCCTGCCCTCGCCCCATGACCGAGGGTGCATCGCGTTCCTGGATCTCGACTGCGCTCCCGGCCGTCTCTGGCAGATCGCGAACGTGCTGGCGGACGATCCGCACGTGCTGAGCATCGAGCACCTCGCCCAGGGCTGCGACCTCTTCGTCACCGCGGCCTTCACCGACCTGGCGCTGGTCTCCCGTTACGCCGCCGACCGGATCGGCGAGCTGCCGGGCATCACCGCCGTGCGCGTACGCCTGGCCACCGGCTTCTACGCCGAGGGGGTCCGCTGGCGCCTGGGATCCCTGGAACCCGGCCAGCGCCAGGAGCTCCACGGCAGACCCCCCGGCGGCTACACGCAGCCCTCCCAGGTCCGCGAGGAGGACCGGGGTCTGCTCATCCAACTGGGCATCGACGGCCGCCGCGACCAGACCGAACTGGCCGCCGCCACCGGACTCAGCCCCTCCACCGTGCGCCGCCGCCTCGACCGCATCGCCGCCTGCGACACCATCCGCTTCCGCTGCGAGATCGCCACGCGCGACGCCGGACGCCCCGTCCTCGCGTCCTACGAGGCGACCCTGCCCCCCGACCAGCTCGACGAGATCGGCCCCCGGATCGCCCGACTCCCCGAAACCCGGCTGTGCACCGCCGTCACCGGCCCCCACAACCTCCATCTCTCCCTCTGGCTGCGCTCCCTCGCCGACGGCCAACGGCTGGAAGCCTCACTCAGCCACACCTACCCCGACCTGCACATCGCCCAGCGCCGGATCTCGCTGCACACCGTCAAGCGCATGGGGCGGATCCTGGACGCGGACGGACGGGCGGTACGCGCCGTGCCCATGGACATCTGGCAGGACCCCGTCCCCGCAGCAGGACCCCATCCCCCGCACCTGAACAGAGCGGCATCCTGA
- a CDS encoding M20 family metallopeptidase: MSLYDDALGLAPELVRLRHELHRFPEAGLDLPRTQERVLEALDGLPLEVSRGTGLSSVTAVLRGGRPGPVVLLRGDMDALPVVEKTSLSYASQNGAMHACGHDLHTTMLAGAARLLAARREQLQGDVVFMFQPGEEGWDGAGAMLAEGVLEAAGRRPVAAYALHVGAFMRHGEFSSRRGPILAASGALNVTVRGAGGHGAAPHGAKDPIPVVCEMVTALQTMVTRRFDVFDPVVITVGSLHAGTQRNVIPETASFEATVRTFSAAAQDRVADTVVALVRGIAEAHGLRAEVEYVPEYPVTETDGAETDFLADTVREVFGEERFSTLQNPLTGSEDFSRVLAEVPGSFVWLGAAPQGADPEELPPNHSPYAQFDDAVLADGAALYAELATRRLAAEPQE, translated from the coding sequence ATGTCCTTGTACGACGACGCTCTCGGCCTGGCCCCGGAGCTGGTCCGTCTCCGCCACGAACTCCATCGCTTCCCGGAAGCGGGACTCGACCTGCCGCGCACCCAGGAACGGGTGCTGGAGGCGCTGGACGGACTGCCACTGGAAGTGAGCCGGGGCACCGGCCTGAGCTCGGTCACCGCAGTGCTGCGCGGCGGCAGGCCGGGCCCCGTGGTGCTGCTCCGCGGCGACATGGACGCACTGCCCGTCGTGGAGAAGACCTCGTTGTCGTACGCATCCCAGAACGGGGCCATGCACGCCTGCGGGCACGATCTGCACACCACCATGCTCGCCGGGGCGGCCCGCCTGCTGGCCGCGCGGCGGGAGCAGCTCCAGGGCGACGTGGTCTTCATGTTCCAGCCCGGCGAAGAGGGTTGGGACGGGGCAGGGGCCATGCTGGCCGAGGGCGTGCTGGAGGCGGCGGGCCGACGTCCGGTCGCCGCGTACGCCCTGCACGTGGGGGCGTTCATGCGACACGGGGAGTTCTCCTCACGGCGCGGGCCGATCCTCGCCGCTTCCGGCGCGCTGAACGTCACCGTCCGAGGCGCGGGCGGGCACGGAGCGGCACCGCACGGGGCCAAGGACCCCATTCCGGTGGTGTGTGAGATGGTCACCGCCCTACAGACCATGGTGACCCGCCGGTTCGACGTGTTCGACCCCGTGGTGATCACCGTCGGCTCCCTCCACGCGGGAACACAGCGCAACGTGATCCCCGAGACAGCCTCCTTCGAGGCGACGGTGCGCACCTTCTCGGCCGCCGCGCAGGACCGGGTCGCCGACACGGTGGTCGCACTGGTCCGCGGCATCGCGGAAGCCCATGGCCTGCGGGCCGAAGTCGAGTACGTCCCCGAGTACCCGGTGACCGAGACCGACGGCGCCGAGACCGACTTCCTGGCGGACACCGTCCGCGAGGTCTTCGGGGAAGAGCGCTTCTCGACACTCCAGAACCCGCTGACCGGGTCGGAGGACTTCTCCCGGGTCCTCGCCGAGGTTCCCGGCTCTTTCGTGTGGCTCGGCGCCGCTCCCCAGGGGGCGGACCCGGAGGAGCTGCCGCCCAACCACTCGCCCTACGCGCAGTTCGACGACGCGGTGCTGGCCGACGGCGCGGCACTGTACGCGGAACTCGCCACCCGCCGCCTCGCGGCCGAACCACAGGAATGA
- a CDS encoding nuclear transport factor 2 family protein translates to MTDPTGPSAVVDRQLAAYNAHDIDAFAATYAPDVVVHRRDGSELHGREALREQYTGQFAQRRCRAEIVGRLAEGDWVVDHEVAHGLGEEPVRVLVAYRVRDGLIDRVEFLG, encoded by the coding sequence ATGACCGATCCGACCGGACCGAGCGCGGTGGTCGACCGGCAACTCGCCGCCTACAACGCCCATGACATCGACGCCTTCGCCGCCACGTACGCGCCGGACGTCGTCGTCCACCGCCGTGACGGCAGCGAACTGCACGGCCGTGAAGCCCTGCGGGAGCAGTACACCGGGCAGTTCGCCCAGCGCCGCTGCCGGGCGGAGATCGTGGGCCGGCTCGCCGAGGGCGACTGGGTGGTGGATCACGAAGTCGCCCACGGTCTGGGCGAAGAACCGGTGCGCGTGCTGGTGGCCTATCGCGTCCGCGACGGCCTCATCGACCGCGTCGAGTTCCTCGGCTGA
- a CDS encoding DUF72 domain-containing protein produces the protein MGGDITAAHAANVSVGACSWTDPALVSSGWYPPGSRGAEGRLRHYATRFPLVEVDSSFYALPTERVAGLWAERTPDGFVFDVKAFALLTDHSARTTALPPELRHVARGAARVRRRDLPPEVLDEVWRLFRAGLAPLRDAGRLGSVLFQFSPRFGPEARSLAYLDECRERLDVPISVEFRHPGWYAPPTLPGALAFLRERDLPLVAVDTAQGLPSSLPPVAEATAGDLAVVRFHGRSPQWGTGSKEDSYRHHYTEAELLPWVPRVEALAARAGQVHVLFNNCCATASVTAAELMSRLLGQERPVPG, from the coding sequence CTGGGAGGCGACATCACCGCCGCGCACGCAGCGAACGTATCCGTCGGTGCCTGTTCCTGGACCGACCCGGCACTGGTCTCCAGCGGCTGGTACCCGCCGGGCTCCCGAGGAGCGGAGGGCCGACTGCGGCACTACGCCACCCGGTTCCCGCTGGTCGAGGTGGACAGCAGCTTCTACGCACTGCCCACGGAGCGCGTGGCCGGGCTGTGGGCCGAGCGGACGCCGGACGGCTTCGTCTTCGACGTCAAGGCTTTCGCCCTGCTCACCGACCACAGCGCCCGCACCACGGCGCTGCCCCCGGAGCTGCGGCACGTGGCGCGGGGCGCGGCCCGGGTCCGCAGGCGGGATCTGCCGCCGGAGGTCCTCGACGAGGTGTGGCGGCTGTTCCGCGCCGGGCTCGCTCCGCTGCGCGACGCCGGGCGGCTGGGCAGCGTGCTGTTCCAGTTCTCCCCTCGGTTCGGCCCGGAGGCCCGCTCCCTGGCGTATCTCGACGAGTGCCGCGAGCGCCTCGACGTGCCGATCAGCGTGGAGTTCCGCCACCCCGGCTGGTACGCGCCCCCAACACTGCCCGGTGCCCTCGCGTTCCTGAGGGAGCGGGACCTGCCGCTGGTGGCCGTCGACACCGCGCAGGGCCTGCCTTCCTCGCTGCCCCCGGTGGCGGAGGCGACGGCCGGGGACCTCGCGGTCGTACGGTTCCACGGGCGCAGCCCGCAGTGGGGAACCGGCAGCAAGGAGGACAGCTACCGGCACCACTACACGGAGGCCGAACTGCTCCCCTGGGTGCCGCGCGTCGAAGCGCTCGCCGCACGGGCCGGGCAGGTCCACGTCCTGTTCAACAACTGCTGCGCAACCGCCTCGGTGACGGCTGCGGAGCTGATGAGCCGACTGCTCGGACAGGAGCGGCCGGTGCCGGGTTGA
- a CDS encoding WhiB family transcriptional regulator, whose translation MERWTQDAACTEVDPELFFPVSALGPGAAQTQRAKEVCARCPVRAQCLGWALETRQRAGVWGGTDEKERATMLRRRATAGSAAS comes from the coding sequence ATGGAGCGGTGGACGCAGGACGCGGCATGCACAGAGGTGGATCCGGAACTCTTCTTCCCGGTCAGCGCTTTGGGACCGGGAGCGGCACAGACGCAGCGCGCCAAGGAGGTGTGCGCTCGCTGTCCCGTGCGGGCGCAATGCCTGGGCTGGGCCCTGGAGACCCGTCAGCGGGCAGGTGTGTGGGGCGGGACCGACGAGAAGGAGCGCGCGACGATGCTGCGCCGCCGCGCGACGGCGGGGTCGGCGGCGTCCTGA
- a CDS encoding DsbA family protein, with product MPIDVASGTIAVYTDVACGWATVGLTRLYAARERARVQDRLRVDHRLFLLEDVNRFPIPKRYLDAEIPVVGHLEPQLEFKPWQQDPSAWPVTTAPANEAVHAAKAQSYAAAEQLDMALRLAFFRDSRCISLQHEILDVASGCDQVDTDALAEALDTGSARASMIRDYREHRDEIQGSPHFFLADGTDTHNPGIELRWEGEPGAGYPVVEHDDPHAYDTLVQQALK from the coding sequence ATGCCGATCGACGTCGCATCAGGCACGATCGCCGTCTACACGGACGTGGCCTGCGGATGGGCCACCGTGGGGCTGACGCGGCTGTACGCCGCCCGTGAGCGGGCGCGGGTACAGGACCGCCTGCGGGTGGACCACCGCCTCTTCCTGCTGGAAGACGTGAACCGGTTCCCCATCCCTAAGCGCTATCTGGACGCCGAGATCCCCGTAGTGGGGCACTTGGAGCCCCAGTTGGAGTTCAAGCCCTGGCAGCAGGATCCGTCGGCCTGGCCGGTGACCACGGCACCCGCGAACGAGGCGGTGCACGCCGCGAAGGCCCAGTCGTACGCGGCGGCCGAACAGCTCGACATGGCGCTGCGGCTGGCGTTCTTCCGCGACAGCCGCTGCATCTCGCTCCAGCACGAGATCCTCGACGTCGCCTCCGGCTGCGACCAGGTGGACACCGACGCCCTGGCCGAGGCCCTCGACACCGGAAGCGCCCGCGCCTCCATGATCCGCGACTACCGGGAACACCGCGACGAGATCCAGGGCAGCCCGCACTTCTTCCTCGCGGACGGCACCGACACCCACAACCCGGGCATCGAACTGCGCTGGGAGGGCGAACCCGGAGCCGGATACCCCGTGGTCGAGCACGACGATCCCCACGCCTACGACACCCTCGTGCAGCAGGCACTGAAGTGA